One segment of Antennarius striatus isolate MH-2024 chromosome 5, ASM4005453v1, whole genome shotgun sequence DNA contains the following:
- the LOC137594994 gene encoding myosin heavy chain, fast skeletal muscle-like, whose translation MSGDAEMECFGPASIYLRKPEKERIEAQNTPFDAKTAYFVTEPAEMYLKGKLTKREGGKATVETLCGKTITVKDTEVFPMNPPKYDKIEDMAMMTHLSEPSVLYNLKERYAAWMIYTYSGLFCVTVNPYKWLPVYDSVVVSGYRGKKRIEAPPHIFSISDNAYQFMLTDRENQSILITGESGAGKTVNTKRVIQYFATIAVAGGKKHEAIPGKMQGSLEDQIIAANPLLEAYGNAKTVRNDNSSRFGKFIRIHFATTGKLASADIETYLLEKSRVTFQLSAERSYHIFYQLMTGHKPELIDGLLITTNPYDFPMISQGEITVKSIDDIEEFIATDTAIDILGFTSEEKASIYKLTGAVIHHGNMKFKQKQREEQAEPDGTEVADKISYLMGLNSADLLKALCYPRVKVGNEFVTKGQTVPQVNNSVMALCKSVYEKMFLWMVVRINEMLDTKQPRSYFIGVLDIAGFEIFDFNSLEQLCINFTNEKLQQFFNHHMFVLEQEEYKKEGIEWEFIDFGMDLAACIELIEKPLGIFSILEEECMFPKATDVTFKNKLYDQHLGKTKAFEKPKPAKGKAEAHFSLVHYAGTVDYNILGWLDKNKDPLNDSVVQLYQKSSVKLLSFLYASHSSTEESGGSKKGGKKKGGSFQTVSALFRENLGKLMTNLRCTHPHFVRCLIPNESKTPGLMENFLVIHQLRCNGVLEGIRICRKGFPSRIQYGDFKQRYKVLNASVIPEGQFIDNKKASEKLLGSIDVDHSQYKFGHTKVFFKAGLLGTLEEMRDEKLAELVTMTQALCRGFLMRREFLFVFIRDAIYSIQYNIRSFMNVKTWPWMKLYFKIKPLLKSAETEKEMAQMKEDFEKTKEDLAKALAKKKELEEKMVSLLQEKNDLLLQVQSEGENLSDAEERCEGLIKAKIQLEAKLKETSERLEDEEEMNAELTAKKRKLEDECSEIKKDIDDLELTLAKVEKEKHATENKVKNLTEEMASQDETIAKLSKEKKALQEAHQQTLDDLQAEEDKVNTLTKAKTKLEQQVDDLEGSLEQEKKLRMDLERAKRKLEGDLKLAQESIMDLENDKQQSDEKLKKKDFEMSQLLGKIDDEQTLGIQLQKKIKELQARIEELEEEIEAERAARAKVEKQRSDLSRELEEISERLEEAGGATSAQIEMNKKREAEFQKLRRDLEESTLQHEATAAALRKKQADSVAELGEQIDNLQRVKQKLEKEKSEYKMEIDDLASNMETFAKSKSNLEKLCRTLEDQLSELKSKNDENVRQVNDLSTQRARLLTENGECTRQLEEKDAVVSQLTRGKQAYTQQIEELKRHIEEEVKAKNALAHAVQSSRHDCDLLREQFEEEQEAKAELQRAMSKANSEVAQWRTKYETDAIQRTEELEEAKKKLAQRLQDAEESIEAVNAKCASLEKTKQRLQGEVEDLMIDVERANAMAANLDKKQRNFDKVLAEWKQKYEESQAELEGSLKEARTLSTEIFKLKNSYEEALDHLETLKRENKNLQQEISDLSEQLGETGKTIHELEKGKKAVEGEKTEIQMALEEAEATLEHEESKILRVQLELTQVKSEIDRKLAEKDEEIEQIKRNSQRVIETMQSTLDAEVRSRNDALRIKKKMEGDLNEMEIQLSHANRQAAEAQKQLRNVQGQLKDAQLHLDEAVRGQEDMKEQVAMVERRNNLMLAEIEELRAALEQTERSRKVAEQELLDASERVGLLHSQNTSLINTKKKLEADFVQIQGEVEDAVQEARNAEEKAKKSITDAAMMAEELKKEQDTSAHLERMKKNLEVTVKDLQHRLDEAENLAMKGGKKQLQKLEARVRELEGEVEAEQRRGTDAVKGVRKYERRVKELTYQTEEDKKNVARLQDLVDKLQLKVKAYKRQAEEAEEQANTHLSRYRKVQHELEEAQERADIAESQVNKLRAKSREIGKGKEAEE comes from the exons ATGAGTGGGGACGCAGAAATGGAGTGTTTTGGCCCGGCCTCCATTTACCTCCGGAAGccagaaaaagagagaattGAAGCTCAGAATACACCGTTTGACGCTAAGACAGCGTACTTTGTGACTGAACCTGCAGAGATGTACCTCAAGGGAAAGCTTACCAAGAGGGAGGGTGGCAAAGCCACTGTGGAGACCCTATGTGGAAAG ACAATAACTGTGAAGGACACTGAAGTCTTCCCCATGAACCCTCCAAAATACGACAAGATTGAGGACATGGCCATGATGACCCACCTCAGTGAGCCATCTGTGCTCTATAACCTCAAAGAGCGTTATGCTGCATGGATGATCTAC ACCTACTCAGGGCTGTTCTGTGTCACTGTGAACCCCTACAAGTGGCTCCCAGTGTACGACTCAGTGGTTGTTTCAGGATACAGAGGCAAGAAGAGGATTGAAGCTCCACCCCACATCTTCTCTATCTCTGATAACGCCTATCAGTTCATGCTCACTG ATCGTGAGAATCAATCTATCCTTATCAC tgGAGAATCTGGTGCAGGAAAGACTGTCAACACCAAACGTGTCATCCAGTACTTTGCAACAATCGCTGTGGCTGGTGGAAAGAAACATGAGGCAATTCCTGGAAAAATGCAG GGCTCGCTGGAAGATCAAATCATTGCAGCCAACCCATTGCTGGAGGCTTATGGTAATGCCAAAACTGTGAGGAATGACAACTCATCCCGCTTT GGTAAATTCATCAGAATCCATTTTGCAACAACTGGGAAGCTGGCCTCAGCAGATATTGAGACAT ATCTGCTGGAGAAATCTCGAGTGACATTCCAGCTGTCTGCTGAGAGGAGCTACCACATCTTCTATCAGCTCATGACAGGCCACAAACCTGAGCTGATTG ATGGTCTCCTCATCACCACCAACCCATATGACTTTCCCATGATCAGCCAGGGAGAAATCACAGTGAAGAGTATTGATGATATTGAAGAATTCATTGCCACTGAT ACGGCCATTGACATTCTGGGCTTCACTTCTGAAGAGAAAGCAAGCATCTATAAACTGACTGGAGCTGTGATACATCATGGAAACATGAAGTTTAAGCAGAAACAGCGAGAAGAGCAGGCTGAGCCTGATGGCACTGAGG TTGCTGATAAAATCTCTTACCTTATGGGTCTGAACTCGGCTGATCTACTGAAGGCTTTGTGCTACCCAAGGGTGAAAGTTGGAAATGAGTTTGTGACTAAGGGTCAGACTGTGCCTCAG GTCAACAATTCCGTCATGGCTCTCTGCAAGTCTGTCTATGAGAAAATGTTCTTGTGGATGGTAGTCAGAATTAATGAGATGCTGGATACCAAACAACCCAGAAGTTATTTCATCGGCGTCCTGGATATTGCAGGTTTTGAAATTTTTGAT TTCAACAGCCTGGAGCAGCTGTGCATCAACTTCACCAATGAAAAACTACAACAGTTTTTCAACCATCACATGTTTGTCCTGGAGCAAGAGGAATACAAGAAAGAAGGGATCGAGTGGGAGTTCATCGACTTTGGTATGGACTTGGCGGCCTGCATTGAACTGATAGAGAAG CCACTCGGCATCTTCTCCATCCTTGAAGAGGAGTGCATGTTCCCCAAGGCTACAGATGtcaccttcaaaaacaaactgtaTGACCAGCATCTTGGTAAAACCAAGGCTTTTGAAAAACCCAAGCCTGCTAAAGGCAAGGCTGAGGCTCACTTTTCTTTGGTGCACTATGCTGGTACTGTTGACTACAACATTCTTGGCTGGTTGGACAAAAACAAGGATCCTCTGAATGACTCAGTGGTCCAGCTATACCAGAAATCTTCAGTCAAACTTTTGTCCTTCCTGTATGCTTCCCATTCCTCAACAGAAG AGAGTGGCGGCAGCAAGAAAGGTGGCAAGAAGAAGGGTGGCTCCTTTCAGACTGTGTCTGCGTTATTCAGG GAGAATTTGGGCAAACTGATGACAAATTTGAGATGTACACATCCTCATTTTGTGCGCTGCCTGATTCCCAATGAATCAAAGACTCCAG GCCTCATGGAAAACTTCCTGGTCATCCATCAACTGAGGTGTAACGGAGTGCTTGAAGGAATCAGAATCTGCAGGAAAGGTTTCCCCAGCAGAATCCAATATGGTGACTTCAAGCAGAG ATACAAAGTATTGAATGCCAGCGTCATCCCTGAGGGACAGTTTATTGACAACAAGAAGGCCTCAGAGAAACTACTGGGGTCCATCGATGTGGATCACTCTCAGTACAAGTTTGGCCACACTAAG GTGTTCTTCAAAGCTGGGCTACTGGGAACTTTGGAGGAGATGAGAGATGAGAAACTGGCTGAGCTGGTCACAATGACTCAGGCTCTCTGCAGAGGATTCCTTATGAGACGGGAATTT ctctttgttttcattagaGATGCAATTTATTCCATCCAGTACAACATTCGCTCATTCATGAATGTTAAAACTTGGCCATGGATGAAGTTGTACTTCAAAATTAAACCTCTGCTGAAGAGTGCAGAGACTGAAAAAGAGATGGCACAAATGAAGGAGGACTTtgagaagaccaaagaggatcTGGCAAAGGCCCTCGCTAAGAAGAAAGAATTAGAAGAGAAGATGGTTTCTCTGTTGCAGGAGAAGAATGACTTGCTATTGCAAGTGCAGTCT gaaggtgAAAATCTCAGTGATGCAGAAGAAAGGTGTGAGGGGCTCATTAAAGCAAAAATCCAGCTTGAGGCCAAACTCAAGGAGACAAGTGAAAgactggaggatgaagaggaaatgaATGCTGAGCTGACTGCTAAGAAGAGGAAATTGGAGGATGAGTGCTCTGAGATAAAGAAGGACATTGATGACTTGGAGCTCACCCtggcaaaagtggaaaaagagaaacatgCCACTGAAAACAAG GTCAAAAATCTGACAGAGGAGATGGCATCTCAAGATGAGACTATTGCTAAGCTGTCCAAAGAGAAGAAAGCCCTCCAAGAGGCTCATCAGCAGACCCTTGATGATCTGCAGGCAGAGGAAGACAAAGTCAACACTCTGACAAAGGCTAAGACCAAACTGGAGCAGCAAGTGGATGAT CTTGAAGGATCCCTGGAGCAAGAAAAGAAACTCCGCATGGACCTTGAGCGAGCTAAAAGAAAACTTGAAGGGGATCTTAAACTGGCCCAAGAATCCATAATGGATCTTGAGAATGACAAGCAGCAATCTGATGAAAAATTAAAGAA GAAGGACTTTGAGATGAGCCAGCTCCTTGGTAAGATTGACGATGAGCAGACACTTGGAATCCAACTGCAGAAAAAGATTAAGGAACTACAG GCGCGCATTGAGGAACTTGAGGAGGAGATTGAGGCTGAGCGGGCTGCTCGGGCCAAGGTGGAGAAGCAGAGGTCTGATCTCTCCAGGGAACTTGAGGAGATCAGTGAGAGGCTGGAAGAAGCTGGTGGAGCGACATCGGCTCAGATTGAAATGAACAAGAAGCGTGAGGCCGAGTTCCAGAAGCTGCGTCGTGACCTCGAAGAGTCCACCCTGCAGCACGAGGCTACCGCTGCAGCTCTCCGCAAGAAACAAGCCGACAGTGTAGCAGAGCTGGGAGAACAGATTGACAACCTCCAGAGAGTCAAACAGAAactggagaaagagaaaagcgAGTACAAGATGGAGATTGATGACCTCGCAAGCAACATGGAAACTTTTGCAAAGTCAAAG TCCAACCTTGAGAAGTTGTGTCGGACTTTAGAAGATCAACTAAGTGAGCTAAAATCCAAGAATGATGAAAATGTCCGTCAGGTGAATGACTTGAGTACACAGAGGGCAAGACTTCTGACTGAAAATG GTGAATGCACACGTCAGCTGGAGGAAAAAGACGCTGTTGTTTCTCAGCTGACCAGAGGCAAGCAGGCCTACACCCAGCAGATTGAGGAGCTGAAGAGACACATTGAGGAGGAAGTTAAG GCCAAGAACGCCCTAGCTCATGCTGTTCAGTCATCTCGTCATGACTGTGATCTGCTCAGAGAGCAGtttgaggaggagcaggaagccaAAGCTGAGCTGCAGCGTGCAATGTCCAAGGCCAACAGCGAGGTAGCTCAGTGGAGGACCAAATACGAGACTGATGCCATTCAGCGCACTGAGGAACTGGAGGAGGCCAA GAAAAAGCTGGCTCAGCGCCTTCAGGATGCAGAAGAGTCCATCGAGGCTGTGAATGCTAAATGTGCCTCTCTGGAAAAGACCAAACAGAGACTCCAGGGTGAGGTGGAAGACTTGATGATCGATGTAGAGAGAGCTAACGCCATGGCTGCTAACCTCGACAAAAAGCAGAGGAACTTTGACAAG GTTCTTGCAGAATGGAAACAAAAGTATGAGGAAAGCCAGGCAGAGCTTGAGGGATCTCTGAAAGAAGCTCGTACTCTCAGCACTGAgattttcaaactgaaaaattcATATGAAGAAGCTCTGGACCACCTGGAGACCCtgaagagagagaacaagaaTCTGCAAC AGGAGATTTCAGATCTCAGTGAACAACTTGGTGAGACTGGAAAAACAATTCATGAGCTTGAGAAAGGAAAGAAGGCAGTAGAGGGTGAGAAGACAGAGATCCAGATGGCTCTGGAGGAGGCAGAG GCTACCCTGGAGCACGAAGAATCCAAGATTCTCCGTGTTCAGCTTGAACTCACTCAAGTCAAAAGTGAAATTGACAGAAAACTTGCAGAGAAGGACGAGGAGATTGAGCAGATCAAGAGGAACAGCCAGAGAGTGATAGAAACCATGCAGAGCACTTTGGATGCTGAGGTCAGGAGCAGGAATGATGCCCTGAGAATCAAGAAGAAAATGGAGGGAGACCTCAATGAGATGGAGATTCAGCTGAGCCACGCCAACCGCCAGGCAGCTGAAGCCCAGAAACAGCTGAGAAACGTTCAGGGACAGCTGAAG GATGCACAACTACACCTTGATGAAGCTGTTAGAGGTCAGGAAGACATGAAAGAACAGGTTGCCATGGTGGAGCGCAGGAACAACCTGATGCTGGCTGAGATCGAGGAGCTGAGAGCTGCTCTGGAGCAAACGGAGAGAAGCCGCAAAGTCGCTGAACAGGAGCTGCTTGATGCCAGCGAGCGCGTGGGGCTGCTGCACTCTCAG AACACCAGCCTCATCAACACCAAGAAGAAGCTGGAAGCTGATTTTGTGCAGATACAGGGTGAGGTGGAGGATGCTGTCCAGGAGGCAAGAAATGCTGAGGAAAAGGCCAAGAAGTCCATCACTGAT GCTGCCATGATGGCAGAAGAGTTGAAGAAAGAACAAGACACCAGTGCTCAtttggagaggatgaagaagaatcTGGAGGTGACTGTGAAGGATCTGCAGCATCGTCTTGATGAAGCTGAGAATTTGGCCATGAAAGGTGGAAAGAAGCAGCTCCAGAAACTGGAGGCTCGG GTGCGGGAGCTTGAGGGAGAAGTTGAAGCTGAGCAGAGACGAGGAACTGATGCCGTCAAAGGTGTCCGTAAATATGAGAGAAGAGTCAAGGAGCTCACCTACCAG ACTGAAGAGGACAAGAAGAACGTTGCCCGTCTTCAGGATCTGGTGGACAAACTGCAGCTGAAAGTGAAGGCTTACAAAAGACAAGCTGAGGAAGCA gaggagcaggccAACACTCACCTGTCCAGGTACAGGAAGGTGCAgcatgagctggaggaggctcAGGAGCGTGCTGACATTGCGGAGTCTCAGGTCAACAAGCTCAGAGCAAAGAGTCGGGAAATTGGaaaa gGAAAAGAGGCTGAAgaataa